A single region of the Paenibacillus sp. genome encodes:
- a CDS encoding sugar ABC transporter permease translates to MNLTKQRNFIVLSLLPAIAIYVLFVFVPVVWSAYYGFYDWPGIGDKRFIGFANYVEIFHDPIFWRALKNNLLFVLASVFGQVPLALVLAIVLHKSNLVQRFLRSAVFIPMVLSTVVIGMIWQYIYHPQIGILNSLLDSLGLSGWKLQWLSDPNIAIFSLMPPLIWSFVGLYLIIFASAFQNIPGEIHDAALIDGAEGARKLFSITIPMIWTTIQVAIVLCISGSLKSFDLVYIMTKGGPAHATELLATYMYNSTFTSYRYGFGSAISTSIVLISLLLIGTSQWFMSRRGKK, encoded by the coding sequence ATGAATTTGACGAAGCAGCGAAATTTCATCGTCCTGAGCCTGCTGCCGGCCATCGCCATTTATGTGTTGTTCGTATTCGTGCCGGTCGTCTGGTCCGCCTATTACGGCTTTTACGACTGGCCGGGAATCGGGGACAAGCGTTTCATCGGCTTCGCCAATTACGTCGAGATTTTCCATGACCCGATCTTCTGGCGAGCGCTGAAAAACAACCTGCTGTTCGTGCTCGCATCCGTATTCGGACAAGTGCCGCTCGCGCTCGTATTGGCGATCGTGCTCCATAAGAGCAATCTGGTCCAGCGGTTCCTGCGATCGGCCGTCTTCATTCCGATGGTGCTCTCCACGGTCGTCATCGGCATGATTTGGCAATATATTTATCATCCGCAAATCGGCATTTTGAACTCTTTGCTGGATTCTCTCGGCCTCTCCGGCTGGAAGCTGCAATGGCTGTCCGACCCGAACATCGCGATTTTCTCGCTGATGCCTCCGCTCATTTGGAGCTTCGTCGGCTTATATCTCATCATTTTCGCGTCCGCGTTCCAAAACATTCCCGGCGAAATTCACGACGCCGCGCTGATCGACGGCGCCGAGGGCGCCAGAAAGCTGTTTTCGATTACGATTCCTATGATCTGGACAACCATCCAAGTCGCGATCGTTCTGTGTATTTCCGGAAGTCTGAAATCGTTCGATTTGGTTTATATCATGACCAAAGGCGGTCCGGCCCACGCGACGGAGCTGCTGGCGACATACATGTACAATTCTACTTTCACATCGTACCGGTACGGCTTCGGCAGCGCCATTTCCACATCGATCGTGCTCATCAGCCTGCTTTTGATCGGCACGAGCCAGTGGTTTATGAGCCGAAGAGGGAAAAAATAA